One Malassezia vespertilionis chromosome 6, complete sequence genomic window, TACGGAAGTACTTTACATGCCGGACCCTGCCACCTTAACAGGGCACGGgccaaatgcgccgccaatATGCACGCCGTAATAGATCCCCGTGTGGTGTTCGATACTCGTGCCCCATATCGAgtctgcgccgtgcacatTCTCCTGCCCGGGGTAAAACTTGTACTCGAGCGAGTTCGCAGGGTTCGTCCAAATCTGGCCGGATGGGTGCTGGTACCCAGCCTCGCGCGGAGGGAGATGCACAACAATATCGTCGCCATTTGCAGTGTAGTACAGCGTCCCTTTGAGCTGATCGTCCACCGAGTTCGCCCATGGGACATTACCGAGTCGTGGAAGACCAAATACTATCAGTTTGTAGACGCCGTGCTTGAGTGCAAACTGGAAATGCATTCCGGCAAACACCgacagcgctgcgccgtagGAAAGGCCCGTGAACGAGACACGCGTATCGTTGAATCTTTCTTGGTACTCGGGAATCTTTTTGTCCAGAAtcggcgccacgcgctggaacgCTTTCTGGAACCCATCGTAGACCTTGGTGCCTTGGCGCAAGCCTGGGAACAAGGCGTTGTCAGGATCGACGAGGAACAAGTCTCCAGCCGCCGCCAGTGAGCCAAGACTGAGCGGCTGCATTCCTGCCCACGAGACGGTGATTCCAAAATCCTTGGAATGGTAGATATGCATGCGCTGGTTTGCGTTGTCGTTGCCGTGTGTATACAGGAGCGTTGCATTGTTCGCAATCGCAAGCGTCGAGTTTGCCTTTTCAGCACAGTTGGAGCCCTGTGCAAGGTATCCCATCAGCTGGTACGTCTCGAGCGATTCAGGCGCATCCTGGGGCGAGGCGTCCGACGAAGGCGCAGCGGAAAATTTGTTTTCCGGCGGAACAGGATCGACTTCGGCTGCAAGCACCGCATGCAAAAGCGCAATTGCGCCAAACAGACAGAAGAGTGTGTAGCGGAGAAGAATGGacatgtgctgcgcaaagacgATGCCCTGCGGCCATCTATTAATGGTCCCCCGGACCTTACTCGGTGTCAGTGCATGCCCAAGGTGTCACTCTGGACGCGCCAATCGCGCGAAGCATGCGTCACGTGCAGCCAATGACGTGCATCGGATAACTCGCCCGCTTGGaggctgcgcgcagcgcagcgtcggcaagcgcgaaTCGAAGCGGGCGCGAATGAGAAAAGCAGGAGAGCCGATCGCGTGCCTGTTGGCCGCTAGTGTGCAGCCAGTTACGTAGGGACGCAGTGTGACGCGGTACGACGCGACGACGCGGTACGACGCGATACGACGCGGTACGACGCGATACGACGCGATACGACAAAGACAGTAGACGTAGGCAGATAGGAAATGCGTGTGATACAGATAAGACACCAGAAAACTACAAACGAGTTTGTCCTTGCAAAAGCCAATCCCGATTTGCTACATTGTGTCAGCAACGGATGCGTGTTTCCCTCTTATCACAACCTACCCTACTACCATGCTACGTTTTCTCGCGCTGAGCCTCGGCATCGCCGTGGCCCTCgccagcaccgccgcgtTTTCTTCCGACCGAGCACAGTGTACGTATTACTCTACTAACGCCAGCATTCCTTGTCGATAAGCACCTTTCCGGAATTCCCTTTGTGCTCCCCCACTCTTGGGCCGGAACACTGCCCGTGAGCGATGCTAAAAACGACTCGCAAAAGCTTTTCTTTTGGCTGTGGGAGCCTGCAGGCGACCAAGGCCATGACGATGTAGTCGTTTGGTTAAACGGCGGCCCCGGCTGTTCGTCCTTGGAAGGCCTCCTTCAAGAAAACGGCCCCATTTCGGTGGGTGGAGAGGCCGATGCGGTCACGGTCAAGCCCAATCCATACAGCTGGACCAACCTGTCGCATGTTGTCTGGATCGAGAGCCCTGTGGGCGTGGGCTTCACCGAGGGCACGCCGTCGATCGACAGCGAGCGTGGGCAGGCCAAGCAAATGTACGGGTTCCTGCAGCAGTTCTTTGCTACCTTTACCGAGCTGCAAGGCAAGCGTCTGTGGCTCACCGGCGAGAGCTATGCTGGGAAGTACATTCCTTACATTGCCGACGAAATCTACCGCCACGACCAAAACGCGAGTGGCATCAACCTGCAAGGCATTGCCATCAACGACCCGAGCTTTACCACCGACTTTCTCGGCGAAGAAGCGCCCGTGTACCAGTTTATAAAGCACCACCGCGACGTGATGCAACTGAACGACACGGCGCTGAAGCTGGTGCATAACGTTGCCAAGAAGCAGGGCGTGGCTACGTATGTCGAAGACAACTTGCACTACCCGCCGAAGGGCAACATTTACAAACCTGCGCAGTGGAACAGCAGCCTGTCTGTGTTTGACGCTGCGAGCCGCGTTGCCAGCAAGACCAAGTGCTTCAACCTCTACAACATTAAGCCAGACTGCGGTTCCGTGACCGATGCTTTGGGAATGCCACTCGACACACAAGTAGCATCGAAGCACAACTTTTTGAATGCACACCCCGACCTGAAaaaggcgctgcatgtgAATGTGAGCAAGGCATGGCTAGAGTGCACAGATTCCAGTGTGTTTCTGGGAAAGCACGGCGATacgtctgcgccgccggacAGGACTGTGCTCCCTGGCGTGATTGAGAAGAACGTGCGGACGGTGATCCAGCATGGGACGTACGATATGGTGTTGATTGCGAATGGATCGGCACTGGCGATCCAAAATATGACGTGGAACGGCAAGATGGGCTTCCAGACGAAgcccagcacgccgctcaAGGTCGATGGGAAGACCGCCGGCGTGTTTGCAAAGGAGCGCGGACTGACGTTTGTCCAGGTGGCCCAGTCCGGCCACATGATCCCGCAATTCAAGCCGGAAGCGGCGTTCAAGTTGCAGCAGTACTTGCTCGGCCAAGTCTCGGAGAAGGAGCTGCAAGAGTAGGTATGACAAAAATTCAGGGATGAGGCCTGTAGCTAGACATTTTAGATAGTACGACCACAGCTATTGAAGTGTGCGTAAGCCTGCGTCGAGATCGCGCCAGGTCCACGGTGAGTGTGCCATTCACCCATCGCCCGCACTCTGCCGCACTATATTTTTTTATCACATTCGGTCAGGCTGTACATCAATCTAAAGTGTAACTATCAAATGCCGAGCCACTTGCGAAAAGAAGTCGACCCGCTCATCTCAGATTGGGGGTCCGCCATCCTGTCTGGCGCACCGGAACGAGGAAGTGTGTTTGGCTGTGCAGGACGCATCGAAGGCACGCCGGACCTTGGATCCGCATGTACAGAGTGGGCGCCTGCAGACggaggcgcaggctcgCCAGGCATGGAGGGACGGGGCTGGCCGGGCTGCATAGGCTGGCCTTGGCTCGGTTGCCCGCCCATGGACGGACGTACAATTTGGCCGGGCTGCATAGGCTGGCCTTGGCTCGGTTGCCCGCCCATGGACGGACGCACAATCTGGCCGGGCTGCATAGGCTGGCCTTGGCTCGGTTGCCCGCCCATGGACGGACGCACAATCTGGCCGGGCTGCATAGGCTGGCCTTGGCTCGGTTGCCCGCCCATGGACGGACGCACAATCTGGCCGGGCTGCATAGGCTGGCCTTGGCTCGGTTGCCCGCCCATGGACGGACGCACAATCTGGCCGGGCTGCATAGGCTGGCCTTGGCTCGGTTGCCCGCCCATGGACGGACGCACAATCTGGCCGGGCTGCATAGGCTGGCCTTGGCTCGGTTGCCCGCCCATGGACGGACGCACAATCTGGTCTGGTCCTTGGCCTGGCTGGGGACGCGGCACAGCAAACGGCATGCCGGGCCGACCGCCTTGtgtctgcgccgcattggGCCCTGCCATGAGATCCGTGGCTGGCGACGGCGGCCGTCCAGGCTGCTGGAATCTTGCATGTTGGGTGGGCCGTGCAGGCGGTGAGAAATTTGCCAGTGCGGTCGGACGTGACTGTGGTGACTGTGGGTTCGATGCTTGGGATGGCGCTCTGCTTTGTGGCTGCGACGGTGGCCCTTGGTCCATTGGGCGCGGCATGGCTTGGCCAGGATGGGAGCTGGGACTGTAGGCAGTGTCGGACGGCCGTTCACTTGCTGGGCGCACAAGTTGGATGTCGGGACGCGCAGGCATGGAAGGAGACATTCCAGGGCGTACGGGAAATGCATCGCGTGGCCTGTGCTCTTGCGTTTCGGGCCGTGCTGTGAATGGCCGCACAAGCTGCACTTCTGGACGGAATTGCCCGGGGCCGGGCTGTGATCTGGGCGGTGCTTGCCCAGGCGCTTGTCCAGGTGCCTGCCCTTGCCCCGGGCGCACAGGTTGGATATCCTGTCCGAGAGGGGGCGTCGCCATGCCAGGACGCGCATTCATAGCAAGTGGGCGTGTATTGGGCATTGCACCTGGCGGGCGCATATCCGGCCCAGGACGACcagcaggcacagcgctTGGAGACACGGGAGAAGGACGGATGCTTTCGCTGAAAGGACGCACAGAGGCATTCGCGCCTGCCGCGGATCCGGGCGCGGACCCAGGCGCGGACCCAGGCGCGGACCCAGGCGCGGACCCCCCTGGCCCCGGCGGACGGCCCATTCCGCGCACAAACGGCCCGTCTGGACGTGCGCCTTGTGGGCCGAATGGATTGCGATTTGGGGGGCCGGGAGGACGTACGCCGGGCGGAAAGGGTCTTGCGCCCGGCCGCATCCACGGCGGCGGCCTTGCGCCCGGGGGAAACCTTCCACCGCCAAAGAACGGCGGACGTCCATCGGGCTGCGCGGCCCGAAAAGGCGGCCGCGAGGAGGAGAATTCGGGGAGACtgagctgcggcgcgccggtgGGGCTcagctgcacgccattTAAGCGTGGACTTTCGCCGGGCTGCGGCGATACAGGCGTGCTTGTAAAGGTGGGGCTGGCGAGCGGCGAGCCTTGCGGGGGACTTgtgggctgcggcggcaccGAGCCCGACGCCGACGAGGCAAGCTGCGGCGATGCCTGTGCGGACGTGTcgggctgcggcggcgctgcggcgtcgGAGGCATCTCCCTCGtccttcttgcgcttgtcctTCTTCTTGGCGAATCCAAAGAATCCCTTGCCCTTCTTCTTTCCTTCTGGCCCCGTCTCCAGCATGAGCTCGGGTTCGGGCTCGGGTTCGGGTTCGGGCTCGGGCTCGGGCTCGGGCTCGGGCCGCTTGGCAAAGCCCTTGGTGGGCCCAGCTTGGATCATACGCAAGCGCTCCGTCTGGCCGCTGGTAGAATTCACAACGACGTACGTGTGGTGCGATTCGGGCTGCCGCGGCATGTTTGGATCGGGTTTTGggcgcgtgctgctcgTGCTGCGTGGCTGTGGCGAAAGGGGTGggtccttggcgcgctctgcggcgGCGATCATGGCCTGGTACTGCAAatcgcgctgggcggctTGTGTTTCGCGCATGGCTTTCGGCGTGGGGTACTTGACGATGCCCAGGGAATGAACGGGCTGTGAAGTGCCTGGGAACGGCGCACTGAGTGGCTTGATCGGCACTGCTTTGAGTTCGTCGGGCTTGtccggcgcatggccgCCGACTTGCTTGGCCTGGTAGCCAGAGAGCTTGTTGAGGCGCacatttgcgcgcttgtcgccgttttgcgccgcgagatGAAACCAGCCTTTGGCCTCGGGGAAATCCTGGCGTGTGCCGACGCCCATCTCGGCAAAGTAGCCGCAGGCATactgcgccttggccatgccttgctccgcggcgcggcgcgcccacAGATACGCTTCCGTGTCCGACTGCGGCAGGATGCCAGGGGCGCCGACAAGGTACCATGCGGtgagcgcaaagcacgcctCGGGGTGgttttgctgcgcggcaatgtTGTACATGTGGATGCTGAGCCCAGCGTCCTGGGGGCAGCCCATCCGGCCGTACTCGTAATTCACGCCGAGTTTGTAGGCGCTAGGGGCGTAGCCCATTTCTGCCGCTTGggcaagcagctcgcaGCTATAGTCTGCGTCAGCAAAAAGCACATTGTGCACGCCTTTTTCGTGCAGGAGCGCCAGCTCGTGGAGCGCGTGTGGAAACTCGGGCGTGGCGctctcggcgctgcgcttcagCCACTTGACGCCTTCGCGCCCGCTGCGTTTCAGGCCGAGCTCGCCGTTGAGCTCGGCAGTCCCGAGTCGGTACTGCGCGCCCGGATGGTTCAAACTGGACGCTTTGCGGTAGAACTGCACCGCCTTGGAATTGTCCCTGCGGCACCCCCAGCCTTTTTCATAGCATGTGCCGGCGCGATAGGCCGAGTCGGGAtggccgtgcttggcggcgaGGGTAAAGTAGCTGTACGCCTGGCCAAAATCGGGCTTGCCTTTGGTGTTGCACAGGCCGTTGGCGTAGCAGTCGCCAATGACGTACTGCGAGTCGCAGTGGCCGCGGTCGGCGAGCTTTTTCAAAATAGAAAGGGCCTCTTTGATGatcgcatcgcgctccgTCTTGgggctgcgccgcggctcggcgtagcgctcgcgcgcggtgGCTTCGTGCACTTCTTCTTCCGactcctcctcctcggaGGAAGACTTGTCCTGTGCGTCGCAGTCCTGTGCGTCGCGGTCCTGTGCGTCGCGGTCCTCTGACGGCGTCTCGGACTGGGAGTGGTCGTCGGGGCGCTCTTTCGACGGGCTGGCGGAGCTCGCAGTCTCGGGGTGCTCCACGCCGTCCTCTGCATCGCCTTTTTCTCCCGTATctgtcgaggcgcgcggaaGCTTGAACTTGGACAGCGTCAGGGTGGTGGAAGTGCGCAAGTCTTTGGCCAGCTTGGGCAGCTTGGTCTCGATCCCTTTGCTTTTCTTGCCTTTtttctttttcttcttgGGCTTGGGCTTGGGCTCCGGCGTGGacacaggcgcaggcgcctCCTCTGGCTCCGGCTCcggcgcacgctccagcGACTGTGCGACGTCGAGCATAAACACCGCAAGTTCGTAGTTTAGCTGCGGATCGTTCGACTTCTTTGCATTTTTTCTGTACAGTTCGAGCGTCTTGCCATGGCCAAGAAGCGCGACCGTCTCGCCGGGCTGCAGATGGCTGTGGTCAAGCAGGAAATCCTCTTCCGAGTTCGTCGGCGAGGCACGCGTCGCTGACGTCGGCGACTTGAGGTCGCCGTCGGGCATCGGCGCATTGCCGGTACCGCCAGCGAGCGTAGAAatgccttggcgcgctccaagcggGTTTGCCACGTTCAGCGGCGCCGGGCCCTGCGGCCGGAGCCCTGCAAGACGCTCAAGGTGGAGATTGTGCGTGGCATTCAGCCCTGCACTGGAGGGCGCAGAGGCTGCGCCAAGAACGTGCGTAttcagcggcgcaagggGCGGACGCCCGTGCGCTTGCTGGCCCTCTGGAAACGCGCGGGGCTGGATGGGACGCGGCGCTACGATCGGCGGGCCATGCGGACCaccaagcagcagcggccgGCCTTGTGCGTGGggcgagccgcgcgtggGAATCGCTCCGAggggcggcggcgcgcgcgcgccgggaAATGGGCGCGGCTGGAAGCCCGCAGGACTTGCCAAGGCGCCGggcgatccgcgccgctccgGCGCTTGGAGGAGCATCTGCGGACGACCTccggcgccgagcggcggcggtgggcCACGCGAAGGCGAGTGTCCTACAGGCATGAGCACCGGCGGGCGCTGGGCCGGCGAGCTGGGCCGggcaagcgcaagtgccaTGGGGCGCGGCTGGCCGGCaacttgcgctgcggccgACCCATTTTGGAgtgccggcggcggcgcaggtgcaAACCGCGGCGCCCCAGGAGCGGTAGGCGGCGCGGTGGACGCGCCAGGCACaaggtgcagcggcgcgccagcagcggtgcgcggcacattgcCAGGCGCCGTTCGAGGGGGCGCTTCTAGCGGagtgcgcagtgcggcaCCGTTATTCACGCTCATGCAGCAGACTAGCGCCAGTCGGAAGACACGCTATGGGTATATACCAGGCGGGTATCCGTCAATGGCACGTCCTCGCAAGGCAGTCGCTTTCGGACGAAATTAGCAGCGTCGGCAAACGCAGTCCTTGCCCGTATTATGTCAGCGTGCATGCGACGCGTGgtccggcgccgcggctcgcAGCACGCCATGGAACATGGCGTGgaggcagcgccgcggcatgcGGTGGAGTcggacgaggaggaggtTGGCGTGAATGTGCATGCGGCAGTCCGCCTTGATGTAGATGCACGTGGGCGCCGGCTGGTCGTTTTGGGCGGCGATGCCGGAGTGTCCGTGCTGGCGTTTGCGaatggcgcagcggcgtgggaAGTGCTTGGGGATATCGCGGTGGATGGCGAGTGTGTGGGGTGGATCACGGCGCCCAGTGCGGACGTGCTGCTAGCATACATCCCGCAGCCTGCGTGGCTCGCGCTGGGAGCAgaggcgccgctcgcgcggcgcctggTGGAgattgcagcgccgtccaGCGTTGTCGTTGTCCAGGACTacgcgccggcgcggtacattgcgcatgcgctgccTGCCGAGGCGCCACTTCGGTTCCTGCGGCATGTGCCGGCATCGGCGACGATGCCGCATGCGTGGGCGTCGTTCACAACGCCGTGGGAGGTCCCGAATCTGTGCACGGGCGTTGCTGCGGCTGTGTATGCCGAGGCGATCTATGCGCACGTCCCGGCGCTGTGTGTGTATGTACcgacggcgcagctcgcacCGCACGATGCGATGCCgcggacgcggcgcgcggcaattCCGTTGGCACTGCAGACACTGTccgtcgacgaggcgcgcaggaAGCTGCAGCGGATAGCGGCGAGTGAAgaggcgcatttgcgcgtgctcgtggcgctgcttggcaaggagaatggcgcgcgcgaggcgcagacgccgctgctattgcgtgcggcgcaggcaatCCTCGCGGTGCCGTCGGCAAACATGGCCGGCGTGGGAGATGGAGCTATGCATATGTAGTGCCGTGTGGCTGTATAGGCACGAAACACGTCGATCGGCCCAACGCGTACGCTCCTCGGCATGCCCTGGCTTGTGCGGCGAAAAATGGGCCAAGTGGCATTATTAGGTAATTTCACGCGCTCTGCGCCGGACGGGCGTCGCTCAAAGAGGCTGTGAGATGGGCGGTACGGTGCATTGTGAATCACTACGCAGTCGTGCTTGCTACTGGGTATGAGTCTACAAAATATAGCAAACACAAACACAGCGGTATCATCGACCATGCTCGTTCTTCGGCATTTTCATTCTGAGCTCTGTCAGCAGACAGATATGATCCGAAGGAAAGTGGGCATTGGGAAAACCAACCACACGCGAGAGATACCCGGG contains:
- a CDS encoding uncharacterized protein (EggNog:ENOG503P5VP; SECRETED:SignalP(1-24); COG:G) — encoded protein: MSILLRYTLFCLFGAIALLHAVLAAEVDPVPPENKFSAAPSSDASPQDAPESLETYQLMGYLAQGSNCAEKANSTLAIANNATLLYTHGNDNANQRMHIYHSKDFGITVSWAGMQPLSLGSLAAAGDLFLVDPDNALFPGLRQGTKVYDGFQKAFQRVAPILDKKIPEYQERFNDTRVSFTGLSYGAALSVFAGMHFQFALKHGVYKLIVFGLPRLGNVPWANSVDDQLKGTLYYTANGDDIVVHLPPREAGYQHPSGQIWTNPANSLEYKFYPGQENVHGADSIWGTSIEHHTGIYYGVHIGGAFGPCPVKVAGSGM
- a CDS encoding uncharacterized protein (COG:O; MEROPS:MER0001944; EggNog:ENOG503NV40; SECRETED:SignalP(1-16)) gives rise to the protein MLRFLALSLGIAVALASTAAFSSDRAQSFLVDKHLSGIPFVLPHSWAGTLPVSDAKNDSQKLFFWLWEPAGDQGHDDVVVWLNGGPGCSSLEGLLQENGPISVGGEADAVTVKPNPYSWTNLSHVVWIESPVGVGFTEGTPSIDSERGQAKQMYGFLQQFFATFTELQGKRLWLTGESYAGKYIPYIADEIYRHDQNASGINLQGIAINDPSFTTDFLGEEAPVYQFIKHHRDVMQLNDTALKLVHNVAKKQGVATYVEDNLHYPPKGNIYKPAQWNSSLSVFDAASRVASKTKCFNLYNIKPDCGSVTDALGMPLDTQVASKHNFLNAHPDLKKALHVNVSKAWLECTDSSVFLGKHGDTSAPPDRTVLPGVIEKNVRTVIQHGTYDMVLIANGSALAIQNMTWNGKMGFQTKPSTPLKVDGKTAGVFAKERGLTFVQVAQSGHMIPQFKPEAAFKLQQYLLGQVSEKELQE
- the CHS4_2 gene encoding Chitin synthase 4 (COG:M; COG:O; COG:T; EggNog:ENOG503NUDI) → MSVNNGAALRTPLEAPPRTAPGNVPRTAAGAPLHLVPGASTAPPTAPGAPRFAPAPPPALQNGSAAAQVAGQPRPMALALARPSSPAQRPPVLMPVGHSPSRGPPPPLGAGGRPQMLLQAPERRGSPGALASPAGFQPRPFPGARAPPPLGAIPTRGSPHAQGRPLLLGGPHGPPIVAPRPIQPRAFPEGQQAHGRPPLAPLNTHVLGAASAPSSAGLNATHNLHLERLAGLRPQGPAPLNVANPLGARQGISTLAGGTGNAPMPDGDLKSPTSATRASPTNSEEDFLLDHSHLQPGETVALLGHGKTLELYRKNAKKSNDPQLNYELAVFMLDVAQSLERAPEPEPEEAPAPVSTPEPKPKPKKKKKKGKKSKGIETKLPKLAKDLRTSTTLTLSKFKLPRASTDTGEKGDAEDGVEHPETASSASPSKERPDDHSQSETPSEDRDAQDRDAQDCDAQDKSSSEEEESEEEVHEATARERYAEPRRSPKTERDAIIKEALSILKKLADRGHCDSQYVIGDCYANGLCNTKGKPDFGQAYSYFTLAAKHGHPDSAYRAGTCYEKGWGCRRDNSKAVQFYRKASSLNHPGAQYRLGTAELNGELGLKRSGREGVKWLKRSAESATPEFPHALHELALLHEKGVHNVLFADADYSCELLAQAAEMGYAPSAYKLGVNYEYGRMGCPQDAGLSIHMYNIAAQQNHPEACFALTAWYLVGAPGILPQSDTEAYLWARRAAEQGMAKAQYACGYFAEMGVGTRQDFPEAKGWFHLAAQNGDKRANVRLNKLSGYQAKQVGGHAPDKPDELKAVPIKPLSAPFPGTSQPVHSLGIVKYPTPKAMRETQAAQRDLQYQAMIAAAERAKDPPLSPQPRSTSSTRPKPDPNMPRQPESHHTYVVVNSTSGQTERLRMIQAGPTKGFAKRPEPEPEPEPEPEPEPEPELMLETGPEGKKKGKGFFGFAKKKDKRKKDEGDASDAAAPPQPDTSAQASPQLASSASGSVPPQPTSPPQGSPLASPTFTSTPVSPQPGESPRLNGVQLSPTGAPQLSLPEFSSSRPPFRAAQPDGRPPFFGGGRFPPGARPPPWMRPGARPFPPGVRPPGPPNRNPFGPQGARPDGPFVRGMGRPPGPGGSAPGSAPGSAPGSAPGSAAGANASVRPFSESIRPSPVSPSAVPAGRPGPDMRPPGAMPNTRPLAMNARPGMATPPLGQDIQPVRPGQGQAPGQAPGQAPPRSQPGPGQFRPEVQLVRPFTARPETQEHRPRDAFPVRPGMSPSMPARPDIQLVRPASERPSDTAYSPSSHPGQAMPRPMDQGPPSQPQSRAPSQASNPQSPQSRPTALANFSPPARPTQHARFQQPGRPPSPATDLMAGPNAAQTQGGRPGMPFAVPRPQPGQGPDQIVRPSMGGQPSQGQPMQPGQIVRPSMGGQPSQGQPMQPGQIVRPSMGGQPSQGQPMQPGQIVRPSMGGQPSQGQPMQPGQIVRPSMGGQPSQGQPMQPGQIVRPSMGGQPSQGQPMQPGQIVRPSMGGQPSQGQPMQPGQPRPSMPGEPAPPSAGAHSVHADPRSGVPSMRPAQPNTLPRSGAPDRMADPQSEMSGSTSFRKWLGI